CCTCAAAATGCCGGCCGCCGTAAAGCACTGATTTCACCCAGGTGTAAGCGTCCGGTTTGTATGGCGCGGGTTCCGGCTGGCGCCCCGTAAGGTTATTAACGTTCGCGTCTTCGAACCAGGAACGGGTTACGTCCGTCTCGATTAGTTTAACTTCCGGCGGGTCGAGCTTGTCGTCCGACAGAACGCCGCCTTTCCATAAAACCCTGTCGTTTTTGGCGCCGAACCGGAAAAGACCGAAGGACAGAAGGCGTCTGGGCGTGATGCCGATATGAAAATAGTCGTTGTAAACCCGGGCGATCAATGCGGTGTCCGGGATCATGCAATCCTTTATAAACCGGTTGATGCTGTCGATAAGGGCGAGAGCCCGGTTGACTTTGTCCGCCGTCGGGGAAACCGCGGCGCCCCCGTGAACAAAACTGTGCTGGTGGGGCGCTTTACCGCCGAATACGGCCAGAATCTCGTGGCTTCGCTGGGCTGCTTTAACCGCTGCAAAGTAGTGCTCCACCAGAAGCCGGTTATCTTTTTCAACTAAACGGACGTCAGTGATATCTTGTTCGTGAAAAGGCGGCCGGTCGGGCATCCGTACGTAGTCGGGCAGGCTGAACAGATAAAAGTGCCTGATGTGGTTTTGCAGGAAATCAGCCGCGAACATGATATTGCGCAGGTAATGAGCGTTTTCGGGTATGTCATTGTCGTAAAGGTCGTCCAGAAGGTAACTGGACACGGCGCCGTGGGCCAGGGAACATATGCCGCAGACCCGCTGGGTCATATAGACGGCATCCGTTACGTGCCGGTCGCGCATTATCCACTCGTAGCCCCTGAACATCGTGCTGCCGGCGTAGGCTTCCTTCACCCGGTTTTTCTCGACGGTCACCTCTACCGACAAGAGACCGCTGAGCCGGGTTACCGGGCTGAATATTATCCGCTGTGTTTTCATCCATATCCTCCTAACCCGGACCGGAACTAAAATATTTCACCACAGAGGCACAGAGTTTACAGAAAAAAATATCAAGACTAATAACAAAAATAAAACCCCTTTTTCGTTTTCATCCTCCTCCGTGTGCTCTGTGTCTCTGTGGTTATTTCTTTTTGTCATTTTATTCATGTTCCGGACTTTTTACGGACAGCGAAGTGAAAAAAGGTGAGGACCCGTCCGGGAAATCCTCGTTGGTGCAGCCGATGCACGGGGTATTGGCCTTAACCGGCCAGTTCACGTGGTCCACCCACTGCCTGTACGGGCAGTCGGCTCCCGTTTTCGGGCCCATGCATCCCTTAGAAAACATGCATTCGATGTCACCGAGTTTATCGGCAAAATCCTTCTTATCGAAGTAAGAGCGGCGCTGGCAGTGCCTGTGCACCGTAAACCCGTAGAACAACGCCGGGCGGTTAAACCGGTCGAGCTCGGGCCTCCCGTACATCAGTAAATGGGCCAGGGTGCCCACAAACCAGTCGGGGTTAACCGGGCAACCGCTGACATTAATGATTTTCCGGGGGAGTACCTTCGAGAGTCCGACGCTTCCGGTTATGTTCGGCCGTGCCGCGGAGGGCCCCCCGAAACTGGCGCAGGTGCCGACGGCCACTACGTGTTCCGCGAGTTTCCCAAACCGCGTCACTGCTTCAAAAGCCGTGATGTACCGGTCTTGGGTTCTGGCGACGGCGCAATAAAGGCCGTCGTCTTTAACGGGTATGGCCCCTTCGACCACAAGGGTGAACGGACCGTACTGCATCGCGGCGGCCCGTTCAAGGACGGCGAGCGCCTTCGTGCCCTGGGCGGCCATGAAGGTGTTACTGTATAAAAGATCGATCATTTCGGCAAAAACACGGCCCAAATAAGGAAAAGTGGTGTTCATGAAGGAGATGTTGTTGTCACCGCTGTCATTGGTCTCTATCCAGACAACGGAAAGCTTTGGGGTGTTATGCTTTGCCCGGTGGGTTTTAACCGCGGATAATAGCTTTTCGGTCAGCGCATGATTGTCGCGGGAAGATAACTTACGGCAGACGGCGGCAAACTTTTCTCTGGTCAATACAAAAACCTCGTTTTTGTATCAACTTATGCCTTTGCCTGCTCGGGTATGATTTAGGGCACGACCTTGGGCGCTTTATAGAACAATTCGGGCGGCACGGCCGGTTCGACCTCCTTATAGCGTGAGCGCAGGACCACGAAGTCCACCCGGCGGTTTTGCTGCCGGTTGAGTTCGGAGTTGTTCGCGACCATAGGCCGGTACTCGCCGTACCCTGACGCGGAAAGGCGCTGCGGCGGGAAGTTGTCCGCATGGAGCAGTTCTTGCACCACGCTGGTGGCGCGGGCCGTGGAAAGCTCCCAGTTGGACGGGAAACGGGGGGTATGAATCGGAAGATCACAGGTGTGTCCCTCTATCCGGATGTAGTTGTCGGTCGTGACCAGTATCTGACCGACTTTATGTACTATCACCCGGGCCTGCGGGGTAAGGTCCGCCGAGCCCACGGGGAATAACGCGGTGTCCTGAATGCTTACCACCACGCCGCGTTCTTCGATCCTGGCGGTGACTTTGGCCGCGAGTCCCTGCTCCTTGGCGTATTTTTCGATCTGTTCCCTGATCTTCTGCAGTTGGATGTTTTCGATGGCATCTGCGTTCAGATTAATTTTAGTCTCTATGCTTTCCTGTGATACCGGCGCCCCGGAAACCACCGACGGCCCCTGTCCGGACACGACCATGCCGGCGCTGCCGCCCAGCGCTTGGGAGAGGGACTGGGCGATGCCGGCGAATTTCTTGGCGTCAACGTTGCTGAAGGTATAAAGAACGACAAAAAAAATCAGGAGCAGGGTAATCAAGTCGGCGTAGGTGATCAGCCACCGTTCGTGGTTGGCTTCCTTTACCTCCTTTTTACGTGCTTTCATAAACCTCACCTTGGCCTTCTTTTTCGACCGGGGCTGTCTTCCGCTCTCCCGGTCTCAGGTACGCGGTAAGCCGTTCTCTGATAAGGATCGGGTTGTTCCCCGCCTGGAGTGCCAGGAGTCCCTCGATCATCATCTGATAGGCAACCTCTTCCTTGGCGCTGAGACCTTTCAGACGTGTGGCGATCGGGAAGTAGATCACATTGGCGCTTGACACGCCGTACAAGGTAGCGGTGAACGCCATCGCGATCGCCGGACCGAGCGCATCAGGGTTAGAAAGGCTTCCCAGCACGTGGATCAGGCCCATAACGGTGCCGATAATGCCCATGGTCGGCGCATAACCGCCGGCCTGGTTGAAAAGCTCCTGGCCGATCTTGTGGCGCTCCTGCATCGCGTACATCTCGATCTCCATAATGTTGTGGACCAGATCGGGATCGGTGCCGTCTACAACAAGTTGGATTCCCTTGCGCAGGAAAGCGGAGTCGATTTCCCCCAGATGGTTCTCAAGATAAAGCAGGCCCTCCCGGCGGGCTTTCTCGGCCAGTTCAACCATCTGGTCGATAAGCGCGCGCTCGTCAACCGGTTTGGCAAAAATTATCACCTTGAAAAGCTTGGGTATGAGCATTATCTCGGCAAGTGAAAAACCGGCCATAACGGCACCGAGGGTGCCTCCGAAAACTATTATGGCCGCCGGGAGGGCGATAAGCATCCCGATGTGTCCGCCTTCCATTATAAACGCAAGAACCAGAGATGCTATGCCGAGCGTAACACCAAGGATGGTTGCCAGGTCCATGAGCAACCTCCTTCCTGAACTTAACCCGTTCTTCATAATTATCGGTACGAACCAGGGGTTTTCTTTATGGCTGGGTGTGATATTACGAAAAAAACCTTACGATTATTTCTTCAGTAAGAGCAACAGGAGGCAGAATAAAGCGCCGGTGAAGAAGACTTCGGCGGCGGGAAGAAAGTCGAAAAACCGGATGCCCTTTCCGGCAAGAAGGAAGGATCCGGTTAACAGGGTAACGGTCAAAAGACCGAGGATTAATCTATTGATGTTCGTGTCAACGCGGTCGGCAAGTCGTTTCAGGTCCGGATTCTCTTGTTTTACGCGCAGGTTGCCGCGGGAAACGTCCTCGAGGAGCGTGGTAATCTGCCCCGGTAAGCGTGTGAGGAAGTACAGGTGCGTGGGAAGCTCGGCAAGAAGGAACTGCTTTATTCCTTCGATGCTGAGACGGGAGGTAATAAATCTGCGCCCGATGGGAGAGGCTATTTCGGCGATGCTTATCTCAGGGTAAAGCCGGCGGAGTAACCCGTCCGCGGTGGTCAGGGTTTTTACGAGGAGCGCGAGTTCGGCAGGCATGCGCAGCCGGTGACGGTACGCCACCTGCAGCATGTCGCCGAAGGCTTCGGGAAGACTGATCGCGCTGAGCGGTATTTCGTAATACTTTTGCTGCAGCATTTCGATGTCTCTTTTCAAGGCGGCGGGGTTTGTCATTTCCGAGGTTACCTGCATCTGTAGGACTACCCTGGTGACGATGCCGGCGTTTTTTTGGGTCAATCCCACCACCAGCCATCCGATTAGTTCTTTCATGCTCGGGCTCAGACGTCCCACGATACCGAAGTCCACAAAGGCGATCCTGTTTCCCGGCAGGACATACAGGTTGCCGGGGTGCGGGTCCGCATGGAAAAAACCGTCGCCGAGCATCTGCTGCAGAAGTGTTTCCGCCAAGCGGCGGGCCAGACGCGGGCGGTCGATACCATCGGCGTCGAGGGACGCCAAATCGGAGATCTTGATTCCATTGATACGCTCCAGGACCAGGATTCCCGGCCTGGTGTATTCCCAGAAGACTCCCGGGATGATTACCGCTTCGTTGCCGGAGTGGTTCCGGCGGAAGATCTCGGCGTGCTGGGCCTCGATGGTGAAGTCGCATTCCTCGCTCAGAACCCTCCGGAACTCCGTAACCATTTCGGTAAAAGGGTAAAAACGGCCCCATGCGGTGTGCTTTTCGGCAAAACGGGCGATGTCCTTCAGTATATCGATGTCGACGGCGATTCCTTCCGTAACGCCCGGCCGGCGTACCTTAACCACGACCTCTTCCCCCGAAAGGAGCCGGGCGGCGTGTACCTGGGCGATAGAGGCGGACCCCAGCGGATCGGAGTCAAAGGAGGCAAAGACCTGCTCCAGTGGGCATCCGAATTCCCTCTCAACGGTCCGTACAATTTCCTCGCGGCTTGCGGGCGGGACGGTATCCTGAAGTTTTTCCAGCTCGCGGATGTATCCTTCCGGCAGGAGGTCGGCGCGGGTGGAAAGAAGCTGACCGAGTTTAATAAATGTGGGGCCGAGTTCCCAGAAAGCCGAACGCAAGCGGGTTGCAGGCGACTCGGCAATCGTTTGCCGGTTCCGGCGGTAGATCCGGAAAAGGCCGCCAAGGCCCAGACTGGTTGATAAATGGCCCAGACCGTGCCGCAGGGCCACGCGGGTTATCTGCCGGTATCGTTTGATATGCCGGTAGTATCGCCCGAACGAGGGTAGCATCATGTTCCTTCCTTCGCATGGCGGGCAACTAATCAGCCGCTCGGCGTTTATCTTAACCAGCACCCAAATAGACACCAAATCTCAGACATACCCCTCGATATCGGAAAACTGAGTGCTGGACGGCGAAATACAAGCCTATCCCGCCTCTCATATCGCAGCGCCCGATGAACGGGGCACCCGTAAAGTTGCTATAGTGATAGACTTTGTCCAACCGTAGCATACCATTTAAGGACATAATTTAAAATACAATGCGACGGGGTTAAGTTTTTTACCAAAAAGGGCGATATTACTTAAGGTATAATTTCGGACACGCAGAGGACTATCCAGCAAGCCGCTTGCCGTATTTCAGTCCGTTTTCTGCGGTGCGGCCATGAAACTGCCCGAAAGCTCAAGGGGGGATCAACAGTGGCGCAAAGGCTTGAGGTTAACGGAAAAGAAGGGCAGGTTGTTGTCTTTAAGCTGGCAGGCGAGACATACGGGGTGGATATCGCATCCGTTGCGGAAATCATCAGGATGGAAAGCATAACCCGGGTACCCCGGACGCCGGAATTCATAGAAGGAGTAATAAACCTCCGGGGGAAGGTCATTCCGGTGATCGACCTGAGAAGGCGTTTTGACCTGCCCAAAGGTGAACAGTCACGGCAGACCCGGATTATCATCGTGGAAATGGGTGAAATGGTTATCGGGATGATCGTCGACGCGGTGATTGAGGTGCTCCGGGTTTCGGAAGAGAGCATAGAGCCGCCGCCGGCGGTTATCAACGGGGTGGACGTTATTTATCTCCGGGGTATTGCTCTTCGGGAGGAGCGGATGATTATCCTCCTTAACCTGGAGAAGATCCTTTACGCGCACGAAAAA
This window of the Bacillota bacterium genome carries:
- a CDS encoding nickel-dependent hydrogenase large subunit, producing MKTQRIIFSPVTRLSGLLSVEVTVEKNRVKEAYAGSTMFRGYEWIMRDRHVTDAVYMTQRVCGICSLAHGAVSSYLLDDLYDNDIPENAHYLRNIMFAADFLQNHIRHFYLFSLPDYVRMPDRPPFHEQDITDVRLVEKDNRLLVEHYFAAVKAAQRSHEILAVFGGKAPHQHSFVHGGAAVSPTADKVNRALALIDSINRFIKDCMIPDTALIARVYNDYFHIGITPRRLLSFGLFRFGAKNDRVLWKGGVLSDDKLDPPEVKLIETDVTRSWFEDANVNNLTGRQPEPAPYKPDAYTWVKSVLYGGRHFEVGPLARMIINRRYDGGTSTMDRICARSLETMLIGELLENWLTKLEPGPPPIKQKTSPVKSEAVAVTDSMRGALLHSALLNGERVVGYEIITPTEWNFSPKDRQGRRGPVENALVDTAIPRPKMLFTVLGRIIRSFDPCLSCATHIINVKS
- a CDS encoding hydrogenase small subunit, producing MTREKFAAVCRKLSSRDNHALTEKLLSAVKTHRAKHNTPKLSVVWIETNDSGDNNISFMNTTFPYLGRVFAEMIDLLYSNTFMAAQGTKALAVLERAAAMQYGPFTLVVEGAIPVKDDGLYCAVARTQDRYITAFEAVTRFGKLAEHVVAVGTCASFGGPSAARPNITGSVGLSKVLPRKIINVSGCPVNPDWFVGTLAHLLMYGRPELDRFNRPALFYGFTVHRHCQRRSYFDKKDFADKLGDIECMFSKGCMGPKTGADCPYRQWVDHVNWPVKANTPCIGCTNEDFPDGSSPFFTSLSVKSPEHE
- a CDS encoding flagellar motor protein MotB, with amino-acid sequence MKARKKEVKEANHERWLITYADLITLLLIFFVVLYTFSNVDAKKFAGIAQSLSQALGGSAGMVVSGQGPSVVSGAPVSQESIETKINLNADAIENIQLQKIREQIEKYAKEQGLAAKVTARIEERGVVVSIQDTALFPVGSADLTPQARVIVHKVGQILVTTDNYIRIEGHTCDLPIHTPRFPSNWELSTARATSVVQELLHADNFPPQRLSASGYGEYRPMVANNSELNRQQNRRVDFVVLRSRYKEVEPAVPPELFYKAPKVVP
- a CDS encoding flagellar motor protein encodes the protein MDLATILGVTLGIASLVLAFIMEGGHIGMLIALPAAIIVFGGTLGAVMAGFSLAEIMLIPKLFKVIIFAKPVDERALIDQMVELAEKARREGLLYLENHLGEIDSAFLRKGIQLVVDGTDPDLVHNIMEIEMYAMQERHKIGQELFNQAGGYAPTMGIIGTVMGLIHVLGSLSNPDALGPAIAMAFTATLYGVSSANVIYFPIATRLKGLSAKEEVAYQMMIEGLLALQAGNNPILIRERLTAYLRPGERKTAPVEKEGQGEVYEST
- a CDS encoding AarF/ABC1/UbiB kinase family protein — protein: MSIWVLVKINAERLISCPPCEGRNMMLPSFGRYYRHIKRYRQITRVALRHGLGHLSTSLGLGGLFRIYRRNRQTIAESPATRLRSAFWELGPTFIKLGQLLSTRADLLPEGYIRELEKLQDTVPPASREEIVRTVEREFGCPLEQVFASFDSDPLGSASIAQVHAARLLSGEEVVVKVRRPGVTEGIAVDIDILKDIARFAEKHTAWGRFYPFTEMVTEFRRVLSEECDFTIEAQHAEIFRRNHSGNEAVIIPGVFWEYTRPGILVLERINGIKISDLASLDADGIDRPRLARRLAETLLQQMLGDGFFHADPHPGNLYVLPGNRIAFVDFGIVGRLSPSMKELIGWLVVGLTQKNAGIVTRVVLQMQVTSEMTNPAALKRDIEMLQQKYYEIPLSAISLPEAFGDMLQVAYRHRLRMPAELALLVKTLTTADGLLRRLYPEISIAEIASPIGRRFITSRLSIEGIKQFLLAELPTHLYFLTRLPGQITTLLEDVSRGNLRVKQENPDLKRLADRVDTNINRLILGLLTVTLLTGSFLLAGKGIRFFDFLPAAEVFFTGALFCLLLLLLKK
- a CDS encoding chemotaxis protein CheW, producing MAQRLEVNGKEGQVVVFKLAGETYGVDIASVAEIIRMESITRVPRTPEFIEGVINLRGKVIPVIDLRRRFDLPKGEQSRQTRIIIVEMGEMVIGMIVDAVIEVLRVSEESIEPPPAVINGVDVIYLRGIALREERMIILLNLEKILYAHEKEALQQTELIEVSPGEMQSV